From one Nematostella vectensis chromosome 7, jaNemVect1.1, whole genome shotgun sequence genomic stretch:
- the LOC5504046 gene encoding COA8 family protein CBG23705, mitochondrial isoform X1 has translation MLASRVKPSASGSLLHRFCGCYFTRRHESQTVYTKPSPKEYDMVGPPDLNSNIRKMAFARRANETPREQGFRMMKEFVHSWHHDFWTRHNKNFNESKKKFLEGKEKKSSKQAADELSVFYKDFLDKNYQLHKEYQWEWYKKNVRMLWPAFLTALERTIKSVYPGNHR, from the exons ATGCTTGCTTCCAGAGTAAAGCCGAGCGCTTCTGGCTCGCTATTGCATCGTTTTTGTGGATGCTACTTCACTAGACGGCATGAAAGCCAG acagTGTACACAAAGCCCTCGCCCAAGGAGTATGACATGGTTGGCCCACCTGACTTGAATTCCAACATCAGGAAGATGGCATTTGCCCGAAGAGCAAACGAGACCCCAAGG GAACAGGGCTTCAGAATGATGAAAGAATTTGTGCATTCTTGGCACCATGATTTCTGGACCAGACACAACAAGAACTTCAATGAG tccAAAAAGAAATTCTTGGAaggaaaggaaaagaaaagca GTAAGCAGGCTGCCGATGAGCTATCTGTGTTTTATAAAGATTTCTTAGACAAGAACTATCAGCTCCATAAGGAGTACCAGTG GGAATGGTACAAAAAGAATGTAAGAATGTTGTGGCCAGCTTTCCTTACTGCACTAGAAAGAACAATCAAATCTGTATATCCAGGAAATCATAGGTAG
- the LOC5504046 gene encoding COA8 family protein CBG23705, mitochondrial isoform X2, whose translation MLASRVKPSASGSLLHRFCGCYFTRRHESQTVYTKPSPKEYDMVGPPDLNSNIRKMAFARRANETPREQGFRMMKEFVHSWHHDFWTRHNKNFNESKKKFLEGKEKKSSKQAADELSVFYKDFLDKNYQLHKEYQWEAFSSPGNGTKRM comes from the exons ATGCTTGCTTCCAGAGTAAAGCCGAGCGCTTCTGGCTCGCTATTGCATCGTTTTTGTGGATGCTACTTCACTAGACGGCATGAAAGCCAG acagTGTACACAAAGCCCTCGCCCAAGGAGTATGACATGGTTGGCCCACCTGACTTGAATTCCAACATCAGGAAGATGGCATTTGCCCGAAGAGCAAACGAGACCCCAAGG GAACAGGGCTTCAGAATGATGAAAGAATTTGTGCATTCTTGGCACCATGATTTCTGGACCAGACACAACAAGAACTTCAATGAG tccAAAAAGAAATTCTTGGAaggaaaggaaaagaaaagca GTAAGCAGGCTGCCGATGAGCTATCTGTGTTTTATAAAGATTTCTTAGACAAGAACTATCAGCTCCATAAGGAGTACCAGTG GGAAGCCTTTTCTTCACCAGGGAATGGTACAAAAAGAATGTAA
- the LOC5504045 gene encoding corepressor interacting with RBPJ 1, translating to MSGFCRHLGQDVATAHTPGVRTAGSTNLKMADEERKSDRKDKKSARDRSSRPNDKKKSKRRYSSSSSSSSEGSYESSSKRRKKSKKTKYPSSSSTDRDSSSSSSSSFSDSSAERKREKKKKRKTKKKKKQKGAKSEKSSGPVQLSKFMKERAAKDEERSIISGKKIKRKIKKSSKDKEREKNRKQLLSFLNETM from the exons ATGTCAGGATTCTGCCGACATCTTGGACAAGACGTTGCCACTGCGCATACTCCGGGTGTTCGTACCGCTGGCTCAACTAATTTAAAAATGGCGGACGAAG agagAAAAAGTGAtcgaaaagacaaaaaatcaGCACGCGATCGTTCATCGCGACCAAATG ACAAAAAGAAGTCCAAAAGAAGGTATTCCAGTAGCAGTAGCTCTTCATCAGAAGGCAGCTATGAATCAAGTTCTAAAA GAAGAAAGAAGTCTAAAAAGACAAAGTACCCAAGCAGTAGCTCCACAGATAGAGATTCAAGTTCTTCATCCTCCTCGTCTTTTTCTGACTCCTCAgctgagagaaagagagaaaaaaagaaaaagagaaag acgaaaaagaaaaagaagcagAAGGGTGCAAAATCGGAGAAGTCATCAGGCCCAGTGCAGTTATCAAAG TTTATGAAAGAAAGAGCTGCAAAGGATGAAGAAAGAAGTATAATATCTGGGAAAAAGATTAAGAGAAAGATTAAGAAATCCAGCAAAGATAAAGAG AGAGAGAAAAACCGCAAACAGCTCCTGAGCTTCTTGAATGAAACTATGTAG
- the LOC5504035 gene encoding uncharacterized protein LOC5504035 isoform X1 yields MAGRTMPPLVWILLVVLWSVTDARPREYRQTSGCPRGVVLNSPGTIASPNYPGTYPDNSSCTWVIKAPRDHTVTLRFGSMFNIMSVPTCGKDGCQCDYLELFSSNNTVQRFCDFRNDPPRVIDTNDREVKLVFKSDADEGGKGFSLSYEFAPMESDEPKSTPAEFTAQVATPEEYTNNVEAQIKDGKPKTARQETEEPINESGTEAPDDNPRTGDPSRPYLLYDNGTRVLHQKGGEGKEEEEKDPPDEIVLGPAIPIILIFLGVVGSIAWWNFRSDKKERMRYEEISMRGRPMKKKKKGKKNLREIRTNNLYNEMARTWRDQTQQTPVAKPSTLERPPRDSSLAGRLLELAERPMAMLTPKSSRPSSMVATAEQQVPLVIMREKKGSRPASARMSGSHLGPTGRPQSRPASMLLRDALNMIFGTQEQAAAVAALRDQGGTPDSKRSSNRISYCERIAEQQEDEKEEGEQTALLEPEPQALPSIMISQPSVTPTHGTTPSTPKIPPPVKPKPKRQKPAPKPDVTSEKTSANKPEVTTEPEVQHKAHGHETPVHEPEVTIAEVHHDESEAFDFAALEAMDDEEEKKQPPHDPEEGRPISFESKLVGMLEQLQKEGEELEKAEREMEKDAEGAEAPKQAESPEVKELRTPQPTPVADTPSPGGGRLNFPDLEEFLLNLDRELEEHPEPIYGGSGRDA; encoded by the exons ATGGCTGGACGCACAATGCCTCCATTAGTGTGGATTCTGCTGGTGGTTTTATGGAGTGTAACTGATGCAAGACCACGAGAATATCGACAGACTA GTGGCTGCCCCAGAGGAGTGGTCCTTAACAGCCCAGGTACAATAGCAAGTCCTAATTACCCAGGAACGTATCCGGACAATTCGTCATGCACCTGGGTAATTAAGGCCCCAAGGGACCACACCGTCACTCTACGATTCGGGAGCATGTTCAACATTATGTCCGTTCCCACGTGCGGTAAGGACGGCTGCCAGTGTGATTATCTGGAACTTTTCTCATCCAATAATACAGTTCAAAGATTCTGTGACTTCAGGAATGACCCTCCTCGGGTGATAGATACGAACGATCGAGAAGTGAAGCTCGTATTCAAGTCGGATGCCGACGAAGGCGGGAAAGGATTCTCATTAAGTTACGAGTTCGCCCCGATGGAGTCCGATGAACCTAAATCTACACCAGCAGAATTTACCGCTCAAGTGGCCACCCCAGAAGAATACACCAATAATGTAGAAGCTCAAATTAAAGACGGCAAACCGAAAACAGCGCGACAAGAGACCGAGGAACCGATAAACGAGTCGGGCACGGAAGCGCCCGACGATAACCCGAGAACTGGCGATCCCTCTCGACCGTATTTGTTGTACGATAATGGCACAAGGGTGCTGCATcagaagggaggggagggtaaggaagaagaagaaaaggaTCCTCCGGACGAGATCGTGCTCGGACCGGCTATTCCTATCATCTTGATCTTCCTAGGAGTGGTCGGGTCTATCGCTTGGTGGAACTTCCGCTCTGATAAGAAGGAGAGAATGAG GTATGAAGAAATCTCCATGCGAGGAAGGccaatgaaaaagaaaaagaaaggcaAGAAAAACCTTAGAGAAATACG CACTAACAACCTTTATAACGAAATGGCGCGAACCTGGCGAGACCAGACGCAGCAAACACCTGTAGCCAA GCCATCAACACTGGAGAGACCGCCAAGAGATAGCTCCCTTGCAGGAAGACTCCTTGAGTTGGCCGAACG ACCTATGGCAATGCTGACACCAAAATCCTCGCGTCCTTCATCAATGGTCGCAACCGCTGAGCAACAGGTTCCTCTAGTTATCATGAGAGAGAAGAAAGGTTCCAGGCCCGCCTCAGCCAGAATGAGCGGCTCGCACCTGGGTCCAACTGGCCGACCTCAATCTAGACCGGCCTCTATGTTACTCCGAGACGCTTTGAATATGATCTTTGGGACCCAAGAACAGGCAGCGGCAGTGGCGGCCCTAAG AGATCAGGGTGGCACACCGGACTCCAAGCGATCGTCAAACCGAATTTCATACTGCGAGCGCATCGCCGAACAACAGGAAGACGAGAAAGAGGAGGGGGAGCAAACCGCCTTACTTGAGCCCGA ACCACAAGCGCTTCCATCGATAATGATCAGTCAACCGAGCGTGACCCCGACACACGGCACCACGCCATCTACACC GAAAATTCCACCACCTGTTAAACCGAAACCAAAACGACAAAAACCCGCACCTAAACCGGACGTGACGTCAGAAAAGACATCAGCTAATAAACCGGAAGTGACGACTGAACCTGAGGTCCAGCACAAAGCGCATGGGCATGAGACACCGGTGCACGAGCCGGAAGTGACGATAGCGGAAGTGCATCATGACGAATCGGAGGCGTTCGACTTTGCGGCACTAGAAGCGATGGACGACGAGGAAGAGAAGAAACAGCCGCCGCACGATCCCGAGGAGGGGAGGCCGATCTCGTTCGAGAGCAAGCTGGTCGGCATGCTGGAGCAGCTACAgaaggagggggaggagctTGAGAAGGCAGAGAGGGAGATGGAGAAGGATGCCGAGGGGGCAGAGGCTCCCAAGCAGGCGGAGTCACCCGA AGTTAAAGAGCTTCGTACTCCCCAGCCTACCCCCGTCGCTGACACTCCCTCTCCCGGTGGGGGTCGATT GAACTTTCCCGATCTCGAGGAATTTCTACTCAACTTAGATAGAGAACTTGAAGAGCATCCAGAGCCGATATATGGCGGTAGTG GCCGAGACGCGTGA
- the LOC5504035 gene encoding neurofilament heavy polypeptide isoform X3: MAGRTMPPLVWILLVVLWSVTDARPREYRQTSGCPRGVVLNSPGTIASPNYPGTYPDNSSCTWVIKAPRDHTVTLRFGSMFNIMSVPTCGKDGCQCDYLELFSSNNTVQRFCDFRNDPPRVIDTNDREVKLVFKSDADEGGKGFSLSYEFAPMESDEPKSTPAEFTAQVATPEEYTNNVEAQIKDGKPKTARQETEEPINESGTEAPDDNPRTGDPSRPYLLYDNGTRVLHQKGGEGKEEEEKDPPDEIVLGPAIPIILIFLGVVGSIAWWNFRSDKKERMRYEEISMRGRPMKKKKKGKKNLREIRTNNLYNEMARTWRDQTQQTPVAKPSTLERPPRDSSLAGRLLELAERPMAMLTPKSSRPSSMVATAEQQVPLVIMREKKGSRPASARMSGSHLGPTGRPQSRPASMLLRDALNMIFGTQEQAAAVAALRDQGGTPDSKRSSNRISYCERIAEQQEDEKEEGEQTALLEPEKIPPPVKPKPKRQKPAPKPDVTSEKTSANKPEVTTEPEVQHKAHGHETPVHEPEVTIAEVHHDESEAFDFAALEAMDDEEEKKQPPHDPEEGRPISFESKLVGMLEQLQKEGEELEKAEREMEKDAEGAEAPKQAESPEVKELRTPQPTPVADTPSPGGGRLNFPDLEEFLLNLDRELEEHPEPIYGGSGRDA; the protein is encoded by the exons ATGGCTGGACGCACAATGCCTCCATTAGTGTGGATTCTGCTGGTGGTTTTATGGAGTGTAACTGATGCAAGACCACGAGAATATCGACAGACTA GTGGCTGCCCCAGAGGAGTGGTCCTTAACAGCCCAGGTACAATAGCAAGTCCTAATTACCCAGGAACGTATCCGGACAATTCGTCATGCACCTGGGTAATTAAGGCCCCAAGGGACCACACCGTCACTCTACGATTCGGGAGCATGTTCAACATTATGTCCGTTCCCACGTGCGGTAAGGACGGCTGCCAGTGTGATTATCTGGAACTTTTCTCATCCAATAATACAGTTCAAAGATTCTGTGACTTCAGGAATGACCCTCCTCGGGTGATAGATACGAACGATCGAGAAGTGAAGCTCGTATTCAAGTCGGATGCCGACGAAGGCGGGAAAGGATTCTCATTAAGTTACGAGTTCGCCCCGATGGAGTCCGATGAACCTAAATCTACACCAGCAGAATTTACCGCTCAAGTGGCCACCCCAGAAGAATACACCAATAATGTAGAAGCTCAAATTAAAGACGGCAAACCGAAAACAGCGCGACAAGAGACCGAGGAACCGATAAACGAGTCGGGCACGGAAGCGCCCGACGATAACCCGAGAACTGGCGATCCCTCTCGACCGTATTTGTTGTACGATAATGGCACAAGGGTGCTGCATcagaagggaggggagggtaaggaagaagaagaaaaggaTCCTCCGGACGAGATCGTGCTCGGACCGGCTATTCCTATCATCTTGATCTTCCTAGGAGTGGTCGGGTCTATCGCTTGGTGGAACTTCCGCTCTGATAAGAAGGAGAGAATGAG GTATGAAGAAATCTCCATGCGAGGAAGGccaatgaaaaagaaaaagaaaggcaAGAAAAACCTTAGAGAAATACG CACTAACAACCTTTATAACGAAATGGCGCGAACCTGGCGAGACCAGACGCAGCAAACACCTGTAGCCAA GCCATCAACACTGGAGAGACCGCCAAGAGATAGCTCCCTTGCAGGAAGACTCCTTGAGTTGGCCGAACG ACCTATGGCAATGCTGACACCAAAATCCTCGCGTCCTTCATCAATGGTCGCAACCGCTGAGCAACAGGTTCCTCTAGTTATCATGAGAGAGAAGAAAGGTTCCAGGCCCGCCTCAGCCAGAATGAGCGGCTCGCACCTGGGTCCAACTGGCCGACCTCAATCTAGACCGGCCTCTATGTTACTCCGAGACGCTTTGAATATGATCTTTGGGACCCAAGAACAGGCAGCGGCAGTGGCGGCCCTAAG AGATCAGGGTGGCACACCGGACTCCAAGCGATCGTCAAACCGAATTTCATACTGCGAGCGCATCGCCGAACAACAGGAAGACGAGAAAGAGGAGGGGGAGCAAACCGCCTTACTTGAGCCCGA GAAAATTCCACCACCTGTTAAACCGAAACCAAAACGACAAAAACCCGCACCTAAACCGGACGTGACGTCAGAAAAGACATCAGCTAATAAACCGGAAGTGACGACTGAACCTGAGGTCCAGCACAAAGCGCATGGGCATGAGACACCGGTGCACGAGCCGGAAGTGACGATAGCGGAAGTGCATCATGACGAATCGGAGGCGTTCGACTTTGCGGCACTAGAAGCGATGGACGACGAGGAAGAGAAGAAACAGCCGCCGCACGATCCCGAGGAGGGGAGGCCGATCTCGTTCGAGAGCAAGCTGGTCGGCATGCTGGAGCAGCTACAgaaggagggggaggagctTGAGAAGGCAGAGAGGGAGATGGAGAAGGATGCCGAGGGGGCAGAGGCTCCCAAGCAGGCGGAGTCACCCGA AGTTAAAGAGCTTCGTACTCCCCAGCCTACCCCCGTCGCTGACACTCCCTCTCCCGGTGGGGGTCGATT GAACTTTCCCGATCTCGAGGAATTTCTACTCAACTTAGATAGAGAACTTGAAGAGCATCCAGAGCCGATATATGGCGGTAGTG GCCGAGACGCGTGA
- the LOC5504035 gene encoding serine/arginine repetitive matrix protein 1 isoform X2 yields the protein MAGRTMPPLVWILLVVLWSVTDARPREYRQTSGCPRGVVLNSPGTIASPNYPGTYPDNSSCTWVIKAPRDHTVTLRFGSMFNIMSVPTCGKDGCQCDYLELFSSNNTVQRFCDFRNDPPRVIDTNDREVKLVFKSDADEGGKGFSLSYEFAPMESDEPKSTPAEFTAQVATPEEYTNNVEAQIKDGKPKTARQETEEPINESGTEAPDDNPRTGDPSRPYLLYDNGTRVLHQKGGEGKEEEEKDPPDEIVLGPAIPIILIFLGVVGSIAWWNFRSDKKERMRYEEISMRGRPMKKKKKGKKNLREIRTNNLYNEMARTWRDQTQQTPVAKPSTLERPPRDSSLAGRLLELAERPMAMLTPKSSRPSSMVATAEQQVPLVIMREKKGSRPASARMSGSHLGPTGRPQSRPASMLLRDALNMIFGTQEQAAAVAALRDQGGTPDSKRSSNRISYCERIAEQQEDEKEEGEQTALLEPEPQALPSIMISQPSVTPTHGTTPSTPKIPPPVKPKPKRQKPAPKPDVTSEKTSANKPEVTTEPEVQHKAHGHETPVHEPEVTIAEVHHDESEAFDFAALEAMDDEEEKKQPPHDPEEGRPISFESKLVGMLEQLQKEGEELEKAEREMEKDAEGAEAPKQAESPEVKELRTPQPTPVADTPSPGGGRLPRRVRRERPAFRSRWP from the exons ATGGCTGGACGCACAATGCCTCCATTAGTGTGGATTCTGCTGGTGGTTTTATGGAGTGTAACTGATGCAAGACCACGAGAATATCGACAGACTA GTGGCTGCCCCAGAGGAGTGGTCCTTAACAGCCCAGGTACAATAGCAAGTCCTAATTACCCAGGAACGTATCCGGACAATTCGTCATGCACCTGGGTAATTAAGGCCCCAAGGGACCACACCGTCACTCTACGATTCGGGAGCATGTTCAACATTATGTCCGTTCCCACGTGCGGTAAGGACGGCTGCCAGTGTGATTATCTGGAACTTTTCTCATCCAATAATACAGTTCAAAGATTCTGTGACTTCAGGAATGACCCTCCTCGGGTGATAGATACGAACGATCGAGAAGTGAAGCTCGTATTCAAGTCGGATGCCGACGAAGGCGGGAAAGGATTCTCATTAAGTTACGAGTTCGCCCCGATGGAGTCCGATGAACCTAAATCTACACCAGCAGAATTTACCGCTCAAGTGGCCACCCCAGAAGAATACACCAATAATGTAGAAGCTCAAATTAAAGACGGCAAACCGAAAACAGCGCGACAAGAGACCGAGGAACCGATAAACGAGTCGGGCACGGAAGCGCCCGACGATAACCCGAGAACTGGCGATCCCTCTCGACCGTATTTGTTGTACGATAATGGCACAAGGGTGCTGCATcagaagggaggggagggtaaggaagaagaagaaaaggaTCCTCCGGACGAGATCGTGCTCGGACCGGCTATTCCTATCATCTTGATCTTCCTAGGAGTGGTCGGGTCTATCGCTTGGTGGAACTTCCGCTCTGATAAGAAGGAGAGAATGAG GTATGAAGAAATCTCCATGCGAGGAAGGccaatgaaaaagaaaaagaaaggcaAGAAAAACCTTAGAGAAATACG CACTAACAACCTTTATAACGAAATGGCGCGAACCTGGCGAGACCAGACGCAGCAAACACCTGTAGCCAA GCCATCAACACTGGAGAGACCGCCAAGAGATAGCTCCCTTGCAGGAAGACTCCTTGAGTTGGCCGAACG ACCTATGGCAATGCTGACACCAAAATCCTCGCGTCCTTCATCAATGGTCGCAACCGCTGAGCAACAGGTTCCTCTAGTTATCATGAGAGAGAAGAAAGGTTCCAGGCCCGCCTCAGCCAGAATGAGCGGCTCGCACCTGGGTCCAACTGGCCGACCTCAATCTAGACCGGCCTCTATGTTACTCCGAGACGCTTTGAATATGATCTTTGGGACCCAAGAACAGGCAGCGGCAGTGGCGGCCCTAAG AGATCAGGGTGGCACACCGGACTCCAAGCGATCGTCAAACCGAATTTCATACTGCGAGCGCATCGCCGAACAACAGGAAGACGAGAAAGAGGAGGGGGAGCAAACCGCCTTACTTGAGCCCGA ACCACAAGCGCTTCCATCGATAATGATCAGTCAACCGAGCGTGACCCCGACACACGGCACCACGCCATCTACACC GAAAATTCCACCACCTGTTAAACCGAAACCAAAACGACAAAAACCCGCACCTAAACCGGACGTGACGTCAGAAAAGACATCAGCTAATAAACCGGAAGTGACGACTGAACCTGAGGTCCAGCACAAAGCGCATGGGCATGAGACACCGGTGCACGAGCCGGAAGTGACGATAGCGGAAGTGCATCATGACGAATCGGAGGCGTTCGACTTTGCGGCACTAGAAGCGATGGACGACGAGGAAGAGAAGAAACAGCCGCCGCACGATCCCGAGGAGGGGAGGCCGATCTCGTTCGAGAGCAAGCTGGTCGGCATGCTGGAGCAGCTACAgaaggagggggaggagctTGAGAAGGCAGAGAGGGAGATGGAGAAGGATGCCGAGGGGGCAGAGGCTCCCAAGCAGGCGGAGTCACCCGA AGTTAAAGAGCTTCGTACTCCCCAGCCTACCCCCGTCGCTGACACTCCCTCTCCCGGTGGGGGTCGATT GCCGAGACGCGTGAGGAGGGAGAGACCCGCCTTCAGAAGCCGATGGCCATAG
- the LOC5504034 gene encoding tRNA pseudouridine synthase Pus10 isoform X1 produces MEADLCNAPKVEEDFSTNVKAIAESLYELNLCVRCILRFLKEKTPSAYEGNNSSIAKYIEEEYGLEYILKEQDTEHNNYDTICKGCLGILQNGCDTPIVNKIVDTVQSSGYEFESFTFAISIPLSTMAYQHSLLLHLKEKFSKFYDAVRTADDLPSIKEVIKWVCGPAVGNALGVYFKHESPFKISISFHSEGAEKSLDFLSEVDPSRFTEKKKKKRAPEVPLYSISSIKKALAVLSSAEEMRRFTSCPPDVPVAQCVCQQIVCSHGSLLIGGRYNKYSRCLPQTPWLIDGERLKESSVQEKIINIIGPPIQADDCRFSSSGREDIDVRMLGTGRPFVLEFVNPHRTLLDEDFLSDMQKQINSSTKEIAVSGLQVITKGEYSILKDGETKKTKCYSALIWTKELVPQTELDKLADIKDLRIEQKTPLRVLHRRPLAVRVREVHTMSAQRIDDHHFKLFLKTMAGTYVKEFVHGDFGRTKPNLGTLLGVESDILELDVESVDVEWPPVRK; encoded by the exons ATGGAAGCAGACTTATGTAATGCCCCTAAAGTCGAAGAAGACTTCTCCACGAACGTGAAGGCGATAGCAGAATCGCTGTACGAACTGAACTTGTGCGTGCGCTGCATTTTGCGCTTTCTCAAAGAAAAGACGCCGTCTGCGTACGAGGGAAATAATTCA TCCATTGCTAAGTATATAGAAGAGGAATATGGACTTGAATACATTCTGAAAGAACAGGATACTGAACACAACAATTATGACACAATCTGTAAAGGGTGTCTAGGAATACTCCAAAATGGATGTGATACCCCTATTGTCAACAAG ATAGTAGACACTGTCCAGAGCTCAGGGTATGAGTTTGAGAGCTTCACATTTGCTATCTCTATTCCTCTTTCCACTATGGCCTATCAG CACTCATTACTACttcatttaaaagaaaaattcaG CAAGTTTTATGATGCTGTACGTACAGCTGATGACCTGCCGTCAATCAAAGAGGTCATTAAGTGGGTTTGTGGGCCAGCAGTTGGCAATGCACTTGGTGTTTATTTTAAACATGAG AGTCCatttaaaatttcaatatCATTCCATAGTGAGGGTGCTGAAAAATCTTTAGATTTCCT ATCTGAGGTCGATCCATCAAGATTCAcagaaaagaagaagaaaaag CGTGCTCCAGAAGTTCCTCTCTACTCAATATCATCAATAAAGAAAGCTCTGGCAGTGTTGTCCTCTGCTGAAGAAATGAGAAG GTTTACTTCTTGTCCACCTGATGTGCCTGTTGCTCAGTGTGTCTGCCAGCAGATTGTATGTTCTCATGGCTCATTGCTTATTGGAG GCCGCTACAATAAGTATTCAAGATGTCTACCACAGACTCCTTGGTTAATTGACGGGGAACGACTCAAAGAATCGTCAGTGCAG gAAAAGATCATTAATATTATTGGACCCCCAATTCAAGCGGATG ATTGTCGATTCTCCTCTTCTGGTCGTGAGGACATTGATGTTAGGATGCTTGGAACAG GTCGTCCATTTGTGTTAGAGTTTGTGAATCCTCATAGAACACTTCTAGACGAGGATTTCCTCTCGGATATGCAAAAGCAAATTAACTCCTCGACTAAAGAAATCGCAGTCAGTGGCCTCCAAGTCATCACAAA aGGGGAATACAGTATTTTAAAAGACGgggagacaaagaaaactaagtGCTACAG TGCACTAATCTGGACGAAAGAGCTGGTTCCGCAGACGGAGCTTGACAAGCTAGCTGATATCAAG GATCTTAGGATTGAACAGAAAACTCCCCTTAGAGTATTACACAG ACGGCCTCTTGCAGTTCGTGTGAGGGAGGTTCATACGATGTCTGCCCAACGTATTGATGATCATCACTTCAAACTCTTCCTCAAGACAATGGCTGGGAC TTATGTCAAGGAGTTTGTTCATGGGGACTTTGGCCGGACGAAACCGAATTTGGGGACGCTACTCGGAGTGGAATCGGACATACTGGAACTTGACGTGGAG TCGGTAGATGTTGAATGGCCACCCGTACGCAAGTGA
- the LOC5504034 gene encoding tRNA pseudouridine synthase Pus10 isoform X2 produces the protein MEADLCNAPKVEEDFSTNVKAIAESLYELNLCVRCILRFLKEKTPSAYEGNNSSIAKYIEEEYGLEYILKEQDTEHNNYDTICKGCLGILQNGCDTPIVNKIVDTVQSSGYEFESFTFAISIPLSTMAYQHSLLLHLKEKFSKFYDAVRTADDLPSIKEVIKWVCGPAVGNALGVYFKHESPFKISISFHSEGAEKSLDFLSEVDPSRFTEKKKKKRAPEVPLYSISSIKKALAVLSSAEEMRRFTSCPPDVPVAQCVCQQIVCSHGSLLIGGRYNKYSRCLPQTPWLIDGERLKESSVQEKIINIIGPPIQADDCRFSSSGREDIDVRMLGTGRPFVLEFVNPHRTLLDEDFLSDMQKQINSSTKEIAVSGLQVITKGEYSILKDGETKKTKCYSALIWTKELVPQTELDKLADIKDLRIEQKTPLRVLHRRPLAVRVREVHTMSAQRIDDHHFKLFLKTMAGTYVKEFVHGDFGRTKPNLGTLLGVESDILELDVEVSR, from the exons ATGGAAGCAGACTTATGTAATGCCCCTAAAGTCGAAGAAGACTTCTCCACGAACGTGAAGGCGATAGCAGAATCGCTGTACGAACTGAACTTGTGCGTGCGCTGCATTTTGCGCTTTCTCAAAGAAAAGACGCCGTCTGCGTACGAGGGAAATAATTCA TCCATTGCTAAGTATATAGAAGAGGAATATGGACTTGAATACATTCTGAAAGAACAGGATACTGAACACAACAATTATGACACAATCTGTAAAGGGTGTCTAGGAATACTCCAAAATGGATGTGATACCCCTATTGTCAACAAG ATAGTAGACACTGTCCAGAGCTCAGGGTATGAGTTTGAGAGCTTCACATTTGCTATCTCTATTCCTCTTTCCACTATGGCCTATCAG CACTCATTACTACttcatttaaaagaaaaattcaG CAAGTTTTATGATGCTGTACGTACAGCTGATGACCTGCCGTCAATCAAAGAGGTCATTAAGTGGGTTTGTGGGCCAGCAGTTGGCAATGCACTTGGTGTTTATTTTAAACATGAG AGTCCatttaaaatttcaatatCATTCCATAGTGAGGGTGCTGAAAAATCTTTAGATTTCCT ATCTGAGGTCGATCCATCAAGATTCAcagaaaagaagaagaaaaag CGTGCTCCAGAAGTTCCTCTCTACTCAATATCATCAATAAAGAAAGCTCTGGCAGTGTTGTCCTCTGCTGAAGAAATGAGAAG GTTTACTTCTTGTCCACCTGATGTGCCTGTTGCTCAGTGTGTCTGCCAGCAGATTGTATGTTCTCATGGCTCATTGCTTATTGGAG GCCGCTACAATAAGTATTCAAGATGTCTACCACAGACTCCTTGGTTAATTGACGGGGAACGACTCAAAGAATCGTCAGTGCAG gAAAAGATCATTAATATTATTGGACCCCCAATTCAAGCGGATG ATTGTCGATTCTCCTCTTCTGGTCGTGAGGACATTGATGTTAGGATGCTTGGAACAG GTCGTCCATTTGTGTTAGAGTTTGTGAATCCTCATAGAACACTTCTAGACGAGGATTTCCTCTCGGATATGCAAAAGCAAATTAACTCCTCGACTAAAGAAATCGCAGTCAGTGGCCTCCAAGTCATCACAAA aGGGGAATACAGTATTTTAAAAGACGgggagacaaagaaaactaagtGCTACAG TGCACTAATCTGGACGAAAGAGCTGGTTCCGCAGACGGAGCTTGACAAGCTAGCTGATATCAAG GATCTTAGGATTGAACAGAAAACTCCCCTTAGAGTATTACACAG ACGGCCTCTTGCAGTTCGTGTGAGGGAGGTTCATACGATGTCTGCCCAACGTATTGATGATCATCACTTCAAACTCTTCCTCAAGACAATGGCTGGGAC TTATGTCAAGGAGTTTGTTCATGGGGACTTTGGCCGGACGAAACCGAATTTGGGGACGCTACTCGGAGTGGAATCGGACATACTGGAACTTGACGTGGAGGTAAG TCGGTAG